The Carettochelys insculpta isolate YL-2023 chromosome 23, ASM3395843v1, whole genome shotgun sequence genome has a window encoding:
- the EPHA2 gene encoding ephrin type-A receptor 2 yields MAPRAWAPASLCCALLLLPSCRPTEVVLLDFAKAHGELGWLNYPHGKGWDLLQNVMNESLIYIYSICNVMEGDQDNWLRTNWIYRSEAQRIFIELKFTVRDCNSFPGGASSCKETFNLYYAESDVDYGTNFQKRQFQKIDTIAPDEITVREDLLSRNVKLNVEVRSVGPLKQKGFYLAFQDIGACVALLSVRIYYKKCPGVVQNMARFPETIAGADSQALAKVKGTCVEDAVASEEPSMHCNSDGEWLVPIGQCLCRAGYEKVEQSCKACPAGFFKPDVSGDACSVCPPHTLSSPEGSISCPCEESYFRAAEDPVSFPCTRPPLAPHDVKAFSLGSKVELRWSPPRDTGGRKDIVYAVTCEQCWPESGECRSCDNSIRYSDQPQGLTRTSLTVSDLEPHVNYTFTVEARNGVSSFSSSRSYGSASISIDQTEPPRVTSVNLDSQTETSLSISWTVQPRQQSRVWKYEVTYSKKMDENSYSVLRSEGNSVTLQKLTPGTKYLVRVQALTQEGQGAYSMEYEFETRAEGSEGMNTVAAVGGSITGILLILGLVAVGLYLHRRRRRSRARQSSEDVYFSKSEQLKPLKTYVDPHTYEDPNQAVLKFTTEIHPSCITRQKVIGGGEFGEVYKGMLKHGKKEVPVAIKTLKVGYSEKQRIDFLSEASIMGQFCHHNIIRLEGVVSKCKPFMIITEYMENGALDKFLREKDGEFCVIQLVGMLRGIAAGMKYLADMNYVHRDLAARNILVNSNLVCKVSDFGLSRVLEDDPDATYTTSGGKIPIRWTAPEAISYRKFTSASDVWSYGIVMWEVMSYGERPYWELSNHEVMKAINEGFRLPAPMECPSAIYQLMMQCWQQERSRRPKFNDIVSILDKLIRAPDSLKTMADFDPRVSIRLPSTSGSEGLPFRTVSEWLESIKMHQYTENFLSCGYNAIEKVVQMSNDDIKKIGVRLPGHQKRIAYSLLGLKEQVSTVGVPI; encoded by the exons tCGTCCTGCTGGATTTTGCCAAGGCCCATGGAGAGCTCGGCTGGCTGAACTATCCCCATGGCAAGGGG tgGGATCTCCTCCAGAACGTCATGAACGAGTCCCTCATCTACATCTACTCCATCTGCAACGTGATGGAAGGCGACCAGGACAACTGGCTTCGGACCAACTGGATCTACCGCAGCGAGGCCCAGCGCATCTTCATCGAGCTCAAGTTCACGGTGCGGGACTGTAACAGCTTCCCGGGCGGGGCCAGCTCCTGCAAGGAGACCTTCAACCTGTACTACGCCGAGTCGGACGTGGACTACGGTACCAACTTCCAGAAGCGCCAGTTCCAGAAGATTGACACCATTGCGCCCGACGAGATCACCGTGCGCGAGGACCTTCTCTCCCGCAACGTCAAGCTCAACGTGGAGGTGCGGTCGGTGGGACCGCTGAAGCAAAAGGGCTTCTACCTGGCCTTCCAGGACATCGGGGCCTGCGTGGCCCTGCTCTCCGTCCGCATCTACTACAAGAAGTGCCCCGGCGTGGTGCAGAACATGGCACGCTTCCCTGAGACCATCGCCGGGGCTGACTCCCAGGCGCTGGCAAAGGTCAAGGGCACCTGTGTGGAGGACGCGGTGGCCAGCGAGGAGCCCAGCATGCACTGCAACTCGGACGGGGAATGGCTGGTGCCCATCGGGCAGTGCCTGTGCCGGGCGGGCTACGAGAAGGTGGAGCAGAGCTGCAAAG CCTGCCCAGCTGGGTTCTTCAAGCCAGACGTCTCCGGCGATGCCTGTTCCGTGTGTCCCCCGCACACGCTCTCCTCTCCTGAAGGCTCCATCTCGTGCCCGTGTGAGGAAAGCTATTTCCGGGCGGCTGAGGATCCAGTGTCTTTTCCCTGCACCC GACCCCCTTTGGCCCCCCATGATGTCAAAGCCTTCAGCTTGGGCTCCAAGGTGGAGCTGCGCTGGTCCCCACCCCGTGACACGGGGGGCCGCAAGGACATCGTCTACGCTGTCACCTGTGAGCAGTGCTGGCCAGAGTCAGGGGAGTGTCGGTCCTGTGACAACAGCATCCGCTACTCAGACCAGCCCCAGGGGCTGACCAGGACGTCTCTGACTGTCAGCGACCTGGAGCCACATGTTAACTACACCTTCACGGTGGAGGCCAGGAACGGGGTGTCCTCCTTCAGCTCCAGCCGCAGCTATGGCAGCGCAAGCATCAGCATTGACCAGACAG AGCCTCCCCGCGTCACCTCGGTGAATTTGGACAGCCAGACTGAAACCAGCCTGAGCATCTCCTGGACTGTCCAGCCCCGGCAGCAGAGCCGTGTCTGGAAGTATGAGGTCACCTATAGCAAGAAG ATGGATGAGAACAGCTACTCGGTCCTGCGCTCCGAAGGAAACTCGGTCACCCTCCAGAAGCTCACACCCGGCACCAAGTACTTGGTGCGGGTCCAGGCTCTGACACAAGAAGGCCAGGGGGCCTACAGCATGGAGTACGAATTTGAGACACGTGCTGAgg GCTCCGAGGGCATGAACACGGTGGCTGCGGTCGGGGGTTCTATCACTGGGATCCTTCTGATCCTGGGCTTGGTTGCTGTGGGCCTCTACCTGCACCGAAG GCGAAGGCGCTCGCGGGCCCGTCAGTCTTCTGAGGATGTTTATTTCTCCAAGTCTG AACAGCTGAAGCCCCTGAAGACCTATGTGGACCCTCACACCTACGAAGACCCCAACCAGGCAGTGTTGAAATTTACAACTGAGATTCACCCCTCATGCATCACCCGGCAGAAGGTGATCGGTGGAG GCGAATTTGGGGAAGTTTACAAGGGGATGTTGAAACATGGGAAGAAGGAGGTCCCGGTGGCCATCAAGACTCTGAAGGTTGGCTACTCGGAGAAGCAGCGCATCGACTTCCTGAGCGAGGCCAGCATCATGGGCCAGTTCTGCCACCACAACATCATCCGGCTGGAGGGCGTTGTCTCCAAGT GCAAGCCTTTCATGATCATTACAGAGTACATGGAGAATGGAGCCCTCGACAAGTTCCTGCGG GAGAAGGACGGCGAGTTCTGCGTCATCCAGCTGGTGGGGATGCTGCGGGGCATTGCCGCTGGCATGAAGTACCTGGCCGACATGAACTACGTGCACCGGGACCTGGCTGCCCGCAACATCCTCGTCAACAGCAACCTGGTGTGCAAGGTGTCCGACTTCGGCCTGTCCCGCGTCCTGGAGGACGACCCCGACGCCACGTACACCACCAGC GGGGGCAAGATCCCCATCCGCTGGACGGCCCCGGAAGCCATCTCCTACCGCAAGTTCACCTCGGCCAGCGACGTGTGGAGCTACGGCATCGTCATGTGGGAGGTGATGTCCTACGGCGAGCGGCCATACTGGGAGCTCTCCAACCACGAG GTCATGAAAGCCATCAACGAAGGCTTCCGGCTGCCCGCCCCCATggagtgcccctctgccatctaCCAGCTGATGATGCAGTGCTGGCAGCAGGAGAGGAGCCGCCGGCCCAAGTTCAACGACATCGTTAGCATCCTCGACAAGCTCATCCGCGCCCCTGACTCGCTCAAGACCATGGCCGACTTCGACCCCCG GGTGTCCATCCGCCTGCCCAGCACCAGCGGCTCCGAGGGCCTCCCCTTCAGGACCGTCTCGGAGTGGCTGGAGTCCATCAAGATGCACCAGTACACGGAGAACTTCCTGTCATGTGGCTACAACGCCATCGAGAAGGTGGTGCAGATGAGCAACGA CGACATTAAGAAAATCGGGGTGCGCCTGCCGGGTCACCAGAAGCGCATTGCCTACAGCCTGCTGGGCCTGAAGGAGCAGGTGAGCACCGTTGGCGTCCCCATCTGA